The following proteins are co-located in the Desulfobacterales bacterium genome:
- a CDS encoding alpha/beta fold hydrolase: MNRQNITIDFSGETLAAALFVPAGGHSVPAPCLIICHGAFEKKENFFEFAEFLAGSGIAAMAVDMPGHGESGGPRSYLDMDQWVRAISAAIDYLSTQKSIDAERIGAFGFSSGGTAVLEAALAEPRIKAIVTLDATVRNYLNVWETLFFKSLLGASRIKKRLTGAGWRFNMLWVLKSATIAYDPAVNRQIINDPALIEAYSAFPLPGAASCAFVDTLTRVHGIQIPTLVMHGKEDKVDPPETARLLFDALTCEKSLELIPESGHSGHLDTQKSAIMAHTSQWAQTYL, from the coding sequence CTGCCGGCGGCCATTCAGTGCCTGCGCCCTGCCTGATCATCTGCCACGGGGCATTTGAAAAAAAGGAAAACTTTTTCGAATTTGCTGAATTTCTTGCCGGCAGCGGCATTGCCGCCATGGCCGTGGATATGCCGGGCCACGGGGAAAGCGGCGGTCCGCGGTCTTATCTGGATATGGATCAATGGGTCCGGGCCATCAGCGCGGCCATTGATTATCTCTCCACTCAAAAATCTATCGATGCCGAACGGATCGGCGCCTTCGGCTTCTCCTCAGGCGGCACCGCCGTCCTGGAGGCGGCCCTGGCAGAGCCCCGGATCAAAGCCATCGTCACTTTGGATGCCACGGTCAGAAACTATCTGAACGTCTGGGAGACGCTCTTTTTCAAATCACTCCTCGGTGCCTCCCGGATAAAAAAAAGACTGACCGGTGCGGGCTGGCGGTTCAACATGCTATGGGTGCTGAAATCCGCCACCATAGCCTATGATCCGGCAGTCAACCGGCAAATTATTAACGATCCGGCGCTTATTGAAGCATACTCGGCATTTCCGCTGCCCGGGGCAGCGTCGTGCGCATTTGTGGATACCCTGACCCGGGTGCACGGGATTCAAATCCCAACCCTTGTCATGCACGGCAAAGAAGACAAAGTGGATCCGCCGGAGACCGCCCGCTTGCTTTTTGACGCCCTCACCTGCGAAAAATCCCTTGAGCTGATCCCGGAAAGCGGTCATTCCGGCCATCTGGACACCCAAAAATCCGCGATCATGGCCCATACCAGCCAATGGGCCCAAACGTATCTATGA